A part of Armatimonadota bacterium genomic DNA contains:
- a CDS encoding B12-binding domain-containing protein, with amino-acid sequence MPDETVCTYDPLIELMARFENVKAVDTSVDPYEGLTVEQTLQKHIVDGAKKNLESHIDAALVGYEPLQVINEILLEGMKTVGELFGSGKMQLPFVLQSAEVMKAAVRYLEPKMERVEGSEKGSILLATVAGDVHDIGKNLVDIILSNNGYRVVNIGIKQPINNILDKAREHQVQVIGLSGLLVKSTIVMRDNLLEMNDRGLSQYPVILGGAALTRAYVEQDLRQVYAGTVFYAQDAFEGLRLMEQIGSDGPMPEGPDEDAVARTSSHRVGTVDPALYVFDGTRSDVSEDAPVPTLPFYGAKRTTRFDLFELYKYINTVALWRGQWQYRRPDGMSNPEFAAWLEENVRPVFERKQRELASVLRPAVKWGYFWAQSQGNDLIVYQDDQRTERCRFTFPRQRDGRRLCISDFFKSVDSGVMDVAAFHIVTVGPGVSELERKQFQEGDFQEYLYTHGMGVETAEALAEYWHRQIRHETGIDGQEPEELRLLFSARYQGARYSFGYPACPNLEDQRQLMDLLEPADIGIELSEEWMLVPEQSTSAIIVHHPEAQYFNVR; translated from the coding sequence ATGCCCGACGAGACCGTCTGTACGTACGATCCACTGATCGAACTGATGGCCCGCTTTGAGAACGTCAAGGCGGTGGACACGTCGGTGGACCCTTATGAGGGGTTGACGGTCGAACAGACCCTTCAGAAGCACATCGTCGACGGTGCCAAAAAGAACCTCGAATCCCATATCGACGCCGCGCTGGTCGGATACGAGCCGCTCCAAGTGATCAACGAGATCCTCTTGGAAGGGATGAAGACGGTCGGCGAACTGTTCGGGTCTGGCAAGATGCAACTCCCGTTCGTCCTGCAGAGCGCCGAGGTCATGAAGGCGGCGGTGCGGTATCTCGAACCGAAGATGGAGCGGGTGGAGGGGAGCGAAAAGGGGTCGATCCTCCTCGCGACGGTCGCGGGGGACGTCCACGATATCGGCAAGAACCTGGTCGACATCATCCTTTCGAACAACGGCTACCGGGTCGTCAATATCGGGATCAAGCAGCCGATCAACAACATCCTCGACAAGGCGCGGGAGCACCAGGTCCAGGTGATCGGCCTGAGCGGGCTCCTGGTCAAGAGCACGATCGTCATGAGGGACAACCTGCTGGAAATGAACGATCGTGGACTCTCCCAGTATCCGGTCATCCTCGGAGGCGCAGCTTTGACCAGGGCCTACGTCGAGCAGGATCTGCGCCAGGTTTATGCAGGGACCGTGTTCTACGCTCAAGACGCGTTCGAAGGGCTTCGCCTCATGGAGCAGATCGGTTCGGACGGACCCATGCCTGAAGGCCCCGACGAGGATGCGGTTGCAAGGACGTCGAGCCACCGCGTCGGGACGGTCGACCCCGCCCTGTACGTGTTCGACGGGACGCGCAGCGACGTGTCCGAAGACGCACCCGTTCCGACGCTTCCGTTCTACGGTGCGAAAAGGACGACCCGGTTCGACCTCTTCGAGCTGTACAAGTACATCAACACCGTCGCCTTATGGCGAGGTCAATGGCAGTACCGGCGACCTGACGGGATGTCGAACCCCGAATTCGCCGCTTGGCTCGAAGAGAACGTCCGCCCCGTCTTCGAGCGGAAGCAAAGAGAACTGGCCTCGGTGCTCCGTCCCGCCGTAAAGTGGGGTTACTTCTGGGCTCAGAGCCAAGGGAACGACCTGATCGTCTATCAGGACGACCAGAGGACCGAGCGGTGCCGCTTCACGTTCCCTCGGCAACGGGACGGACGGCGACTGTGCATCAGCGACTTCTTCAAGAGCGTCGACAGTGGCGTCATGGACGTGGCCGCGTTCCACATCGTGACCGTCGGACCGGGTGTCAGCGAACTGGAACGGAAGCAGTTTCAAGAAGGCGACTTCCAGGAGTACCTCTACACGCACGGGATGGGCGTGGAGACGGCCGAGGCCTTGGCCGAGTACTGGCACCGACAGATCCGCCACGAGACCGGGATCGACGGCCAAGAGCCGGAGGAGCTCCGGCTCCTCTTTAGCGCCCGCTACCAAGGAGCCCGCTACTCGTTCGGATACCCCGCGTGTCCGAACCTTGAAGACCAGAGGCAACTCATGGACCTCTTAGAGCCTGCCGACATCGGGATCGAACTGAGCGAGGAGTGGATGCTCGTCCCCGAACAGTCGACGAGCGCGATCATCGTCCACCACCCCGAAGCGCAGTACTTTAACGTCCGTTAG
- a CDS encoding class I SAM-dependent methyltransferase, whose translation MPVDWKTRIYDDYVSSGSSRLTLNDVGGSLRKKQRNLRRLCERHFPSDRNARIVDFGCGYGALVDVLKKRGYGNVEGVDVSPAMVAVARSLGLEEVRLGTLSDYLHSVADGKLDVAVFMDVLEHLTRAELFETLDEVARVLRRKGCLIGRVPNGQGIFGPTIRYGDVTHELAYTPQSMRQCLHAAGFENVRCYEEEIVVHGAVSAVRKLVWKLGTVPMRMLYAAETGNKRIVLTSNMLFVAERA comes from the coding sequence GTGCCCGTCGACTGGAAGACCCGGATCTACGACGACTACGTTTCCTCGGGATCGTCCCGATTGACCTTGAACGACGTCGGGGGCAGCCTTCGCAAGAAGCAACGGAACTTGCGGCGACTGTGCGAGAGACATTTTCCGTCCGACCGCAACGCCCGGATCGTCGACTTTGGATGCGGATACGGAGCGTTGGTCGACGTCCTCAAAAAACGCGGCTATGGGAACGTCGAAGGCGTCGACGTGTCTCCCGCGATGGTCGCGGTCGCCCGTTCGCTAGGATTGGAGGAAGTCCGGTTAGGGACGCTCTCGGATTATCTGCATTCGGTCGCAGACGGCAAGCTCGACGTGGCGGTGTTCATGGACGTGCTCGAGCATCTTACGCGGGCAGAGTTGTTCGAAACGCTCGACGAGGTCGCCCGGGTCCTGCGGCGCAAGGGGTGTCTGATCGGGCGCGTCCCTAACGGACAAGGCATCTTCGGCCCCACGATCCGGTACGGCGACGTGACCCACGAGCTCGCGTACACGCCCCAGTCGATGCGTCAGTGTCTTCATGCGGCAGGTTTCGAAAACGTCCGGTGCTACGAGGAAGAGATCGTCGTCCACGGTGCTGTGAGCGCGGTCCGCAAGCTAGTCTGGAAACTTGGGACGGTCCCGATGCGGATGCTGTACGCTGCCGAAACAGGCAACAAGAGGATCGTCTTGACCTCGAACATGCTGTTCGTCGCCGAAAGGGCCTAG
- the metF gene encoding methylenetetrahydrofolate reductase [NAD(P)H]: MRVSDLLRRPEPTFSFEFFPPKTDVGLARLYGTIEHLAELGPGFVSVTYGAGGSTRHRTVEIASHIKNTIGIEAVAHLTCRGHTREEIGSTLDSLASNQVDNVLALRGDPPKDVPDEGFSDFRYADELVSYIRDGQSMCIGAACYPEGHTENPDPEDDLRRLVQKVHAGCDFLITQLFFDNEKYFRFVERLRRQRIDVPILPGIMPVTNVAQLKRFTTMCGASVPSALMERLEKYSDDEQAVLALGIEWAIGQCRELLAKGAPGIHFYTLNRSLSTRVVCVSLTGR, encoded by the coding sequence ATGCGCGTGTCCGACCTCCTCCGGCGTCCCGAGCCGACCTTCAGCTTCGAGTTTTTCCCGCCGAAGACGGACGTCGGACTAGCCCGGTTGTACGGGACGATCGAGCACCTCGCCGAGCTGGGACCTGGGTTCGTGTCCGTGACTTACGGTGCCGGAGGGAGCACCCGCCACCGGACGGTGGAGATCGCGAGCCACATCAAGAACACCATCGGCATCGAGGCCGTCGCGCACTTGACGTGCCGTGGCCACACCCGCGAGGAGATCGGATCGACTCTGGACTCGCTGGCGTCGAACCAGGTCGACAACGTCTTAGCCCTGCGAGGTGACCCGCCGAAGGACGTTCCGGACGAGGGTTTTTCCGATTTCCGATACGCGGACGAACTCGTGTCGTACATCCGCGACGGTCAGTCCATGTGCATCGGCGCGGCCTGCTATCCGGAGGGGCACACGGAAAACCCCGACCCAGAAGACGATCTTCGACGCTTGGTCCAAAAGGTGCATGCAGGTTGTGATTTCCTTATAACGCAACTCTTTTTCGACAATGAGAAATACTTTCGGTTCGTCGAGCGTCTGAGAAGACAACGGATCGATGTGCCGATTCTTCCAGGGATCATGCCTGTGACCAACGTCGCTCAGCTCAAGCGGTTCACGACCATGTGCGGGGCTTCCGTGCCGTCGGCGCTGATGGAGCGGTTGGAAAAGTATTCCGATGACGAGCAGGCCGTCCTGGCGCTCGGCATCGAATGGGCGATCGGACAATGCAGGGAACTCTTGGCCAAGGGGGCGCCAGGGATCCACTTTTACACCTTAAACCGCTCGCTGTCGACACGGGTGGTCTGCGTCAGCCTGACGGGAAGGTAG